The Methanobrevibacter sp. sequence ACAGTATAAGTACCAGCACCTAAACCAGACAAGACATTGCTATTAACTTCACTGCCATTGACCCAATAAGTCACAGCACCAGCATCACTAGGAACAACACCACCAGTCAAAGTAACAGAATCGCCATAAATAATCTCCTCACTATCAGCACTCAAACTAACAACAGGAGTAGCCTTAGCAACAGTCACATCAACATTAATGCTTACAGCATTATGGTTAGCATCAGGAACAGTAGTCACAACCATAGTGTAATCACCAGCAGGCAAACCAGAAACAGTAATCACACTACCAGAAACACTAACAGCATCAGCAAAACCATCAATAACAGCATTCAAACCAGTAGCACCATCCAAAGTAGCAGTAGCACTGCCAGATTCACCATAAGTGAAACTGATAGAATCAACACTAACACTAGAATCAGCTTTTTCTACAGTATAAGTAGCAATAGACTGTTCAGTTATAGGATTATAGTTAGCTATATTAGCAGATACTTTAACATCATAAGTGTCTGCATCAAATACATCAGGTATATTAAAGTCATTATCACCAGCAACAAGTGTAGCATCATAAGTATTATCGCCGACTGTAATAGTGTAAGCACCAGCAACATCAGTATTTACTACAATAGTGCCTTTCTCAGGATAAGTTACAGTAGTTCCTTGACCAGTGACAGTAATACTACCTGCAATTACTTTGTAATAATTAATAATACCAGTATCAACAGGAATATATGGGTTACCTAAATCAGCAGTAACACTAATTCCATATTCACCTACATTTGATAGAGGAATATTAACACTAGCAGTACCACCATTTTCTGTAACGGTAACAGGATATGTAGTATCACCTACTTTGACACTGTAAGTTCCAGCAATACTAGCAGTAATAGCAACAGAACCAGTGCCAGGATAAGTAACAGTTACATCAGTACTGGTAACAGTAATTGGAACTCTGTCTATATTTATAGTAAGTGGTTGATTATCTACTGTAGCAGTAATGGTTACAGGTTCAGTAATGCTGAAAGTTGCATCAAGAGGAGAACCATATGTTACTGATCCACTTTCAGGGTCAATAGTTCCTGAACTTATGGAGAAAGTAGCATCACGTAAAGGTAAAGTAGAGCCTGAAGGAGCAGAACTACCATTTAATACTAAGGTTAATTCAACAGTAGTGTCATCTTTTTGAGTTAATGCAGCTTGATAGGAATATTGTGGTATTATATACCTAGTACCTGAGTTAGCTACAAATCCATTACTCCAACCATTTTGGCCCCACCAATTATAATTAACATCTGGAGCATAGTTATTAACATAATATATTGCTTGACCACTACCAGATGCGGTATTGTTTACAAATACATTATTATTAATTGTGAGCTTACTATTTCCACTACTAATTCCAGAATAAATAGCTCCCCCACTATTTGAAGCACTATTATTTTTAAATACACATCCAGTGATAGTTACATTACCTGTATTACCTACCCTATTAGTAGTTACTGAAACATAAACTGCTGGACCACGATAACCTCTATTATTTGTAAAGTTACAATTAGAAATTGTAATTATATTTGGATACTCTTGAGAGACGATAACTCCACCAATAGTAGTGCCTGACCTATAAAAATTTTGAAAGTTTATATCATTAAAATTATATGTATAACCATTATAAGTAGTACTCCATGTAGTACCACTAGTATATCCTTGGAGATTAAAGAACCTAGTAACAACACCTCCACCATCAATTGTATAACCGTTACCGTTAATAGTAAAATTATTGGAAATACTGAAACCATTTTGATAATTACTATCAGTAGCAGGGTTATAAACATAATTTCTGTTTAAATTAGCAGTACCAGAGGAGACTGACTCTCTAAGAAAATCATACAAATCACTAAAAGTGCCATCAGGTTCAGCACGTAATGGTTCATCAGAGTCTATTTCAGCTTTCAACACATTCTTCGGATTTACATTATCACTGACAACAGCTCCCTCATCACCATTGTCGGATATTTCTTGTAATCCTGTGCCATCTGATATCACATCAGAATCACCTGAGTCACCGGTATCAGCAACAACGATATCAGTTGACTCGGCATAAATTTCGTCAGAAGTATGTGTATTGTCTACCGCTTGTACTTCATCAACGGCTGCCAGATTGGCATCATCCGTCATTATTGCATCATCGGCTGCACTTGCTGCGCCGATAGCAAGTAAAAGAATAAGCACAAATGATAAAAATACACTTATCTTATTCGATTTTTTCAAAAGAATTCCTCCAAAAAAAGGTATACTTAAATCAGCATAATTTTTAATCAGATAAAATGGGGCATTTAAGCTAAAAAAATTAAAATTATTTCAAAAATAAAAGAAATTTATGAAAAAGATTTCCATAAAGATCCCTTATTCAGAAATAAAAGTTAACTTAAATAACCCACCTTATCTAAAAAAAATATGCTAAAATCTAAAACACACCCCTTTTATAGTCGATTTTTATACGAATATATTATTATATATAATAATATGTACGATTATATTTATATGAAATCATATATAAAATTATTCAATTTTTTTTAAAGATTGTTTAATAAGTCAATACTTAATTTAGTTAAAAACAACCAAAATTCCATTGTTTATATATAAAATTGAACATTATTTAAATTCTGTTTAAAAAATATAATCACTTAATATGGTTACATATAAATTAAAATTACATTTAATAAATAGTCATTGAAAAAAATTGATAATTGTTTAAAAAAAGAACAATTTTTTGAAAAAAATTTAAATTTGATTATAAATTAATATAATAAAAAATATAAAAAATAGTAAAATTAGGGCATTTTATAATCCATTGCAATAATCAGCAATATCCAATTTGAACTTGAATCCTGCTTCACCAAGGATTATGATTATATTGGAATCTGTCTTTAAGGCTGCCTTTACACCTTCAACCACTTGATCTGCACTTGCACCTAATGTGAAATTGGATGCCTGTTCTGGATCAACATCAGTGAATACAAAGGTCTTCTTCAATGCTTCATAGCCAAAGTCAGCTTTTCCATCTTTTGCAGCTGCCAAAAGCTCATCCACTACGAGCCTTGAATCATGGGAAGCCGGCACAATATATTTCACATTGTCCAATGCCTTCTCTAGGATTTCAATGTCTCCTTCATGGCCTGATTCGGAAGTGATTGTAATGACAACGGTTGTGTCACCATAAATCTTAGTGATTTCCTTTAGGATGGTCTCTACACCTGCAGGATTATGGGCATAATCCACCATAACAATCCTATTGTCCATCTTAGCAACAATCTCCATTCTTCCAGCAGTTCCCTTAAAGCTTAAAAGTCCTTTTTGGATTTCCTCATCACTTAATTTTAGGAACCTTCTTGCTGCAATGATAGCTCCAACTGCATTGTAGACATTGTGCAATCCATCAAGGGAAATGGTAAAAGTGGAACTGCCTTCAGGAGATTCTAAAGTGAAGGTTCTTTCCTTAAGGGAAATATCCTTAGCCAAATACATTGGCTTTTCATACTTTATTCCACACTCGCATTCAAAGGTTCCGCAACCTGAAATAAGCTCGTTTATTTCAATGTCTCTGCCACACCAGCATGGTTTGGTAGATACTCTGCATGGCTCATCCTCAAGACCAAAGCTTATTGCATCACCCTTAAAGTCAATCTCTTTGAAAAGGCCAACAATTGTTGGGTCATCACTGTTGTAGATTAATGTACCATCATTCTCTTCAATCCCCTTTACAAGTTCCCCTTTTACTTTAGCATACTCTAAAAAGCTTCTTGTAATAAAATCAGCCTCATCGTTTTCGTGAGGATCCTGCAAATGGTCAACAGTAATGTTTGTCAAAATTCCAAAATTAGCATGAGTCAAGTCTATAATGGATTTCAAACCGCCAGGAGTACCGTCAGTACCTGTTTCCAAAATAGCCAAATCACCATTCAATCTGGTTTGAAGTGATGGAATGAATTCATTGTTTCCTTGCATTCCCTTAAGGTTATGTTCAGAAGGCCTAATTCCAGCGGAATATGCAATATGCTTTAAAAGAGTGGTTGTGGTGGTCTTACCATTGGTTCCGCCAATGCACATTACAGGCTTATCTGGCTTGAATAGCTTAAAGATGTCTCCAAGTTCAATGATCTTAATGTCTCTATTGGAAGCAAGCCTTAAAACCTTAGCATTGGAAGGCATGCTTGGAGGTGGAACAATATAGTCTATCTTTTCAAAGAATTCTTCAGGATGTCCTCCAAAGAATATTTCAATGTCATAGCCTTCAAACGAGGAATAGAATCTGCAATCTTCCTTAGATGAAATATCTGTTCCAACAACAGAATATCCCCTATCCATAAGGATTCTTGCAACCAAGTTTCCTACAACTCCACAAACACCAATTACACCAAAGGTTTTATTTTCTAAATCCAATGAAGCCAATTCTTCATCAGACATAGAAGAGAGCTCTAAACTATTCAATTTAACACCTTCATGAAAAGATAAAAATTAATTAAAAAAAGAAAAAATATCATTACTCCATAATAGAGGAAAAAATTTTGGTCAAGGTTTTAGCCGAAGGGTAAAAGCTTGGCTATTCATATTTTTTACAGCCTTCTTCTAAACCAGTTACTATTTTTTCCATAATTCCTTCAGGATCCTGCATGAGTTGTGGTCCTAAGTGAAGGATAGTGTCTCCAGGTTTAGAATACTTAATGGCTAGTTCTGCACCTTCTTCCATAGTTCCTGCAATTACCTTAACTGCATCAGAGTCTACTGCAGCATCCAGCAATTCCTGTGCAGGTTCCAAGTCAACTCTTTGGTAAACCTCATTGAATCCAGTAGCTACCATTACATTAGCATACTTACCCATAAGCTTACCTGTTTCCTTCTTGTCCCTGTAAGTTGAAGTGTCAAAGTTATCAAGCAATAGGACAAGGCTTCTGTCACCTAAGAAGTCAAGTGCAGCAGTAATACCTTCAATTAAGTAGGAAGCATCAATGTAAACTTCCCTACCGTTATAGTCTCCAATGTATTCCATATGAACTGAAAGTCCCTTGAAGTTTGCAAGTCCTTCCTTGATGATTTCTACAGGCAATCCATAAGCCATTGCAATAGCTGTTGCAGCAACTGCATTCTCATAGTAATAGCTCATCATATGGAAGTCAGAAGTGAAGTTGCCTTTTTTAAGTTCATTGGATTTGTTTCTGAATTTATAAGCGATATCAATAGCGCCTTTGGCGCTGTCACCAATAAAATTACATACTTGACCTTCGCCGATGGCAATTTCCTCAAAGTTTGCCACCTTATCGAAGTATTCGGATTTTTTGGATGGGTCATATCCAGGCAAATCCTTAACCATTGCGTAAAAGATTGCATCAGGTCTTGCTTCTTTTACGGTGTCTTTGCAATGAATGCTTGTAATGAAGTTTTCGCTGTTTTTTGCAATGAACATCTTTCTTTGGGTGTAACGTTCCATTGAACCTCCAAACTCGGACAAATGCTCCTCATAAATGTTTAAGAGTGCCCCTACCTTAAGCTTAAGCTCTGCCATCAAACCTGCAGTACCGTGAGGAAGCTCCAAAACGGCAATGTCTGATTTTTCCGGAATTCCCTTGATGATTCCGTCAACGATGACCTCACTTACAAGGTTCTGGGTCATGGAAGAACAGATCCAAACCTGATATCCGGCGGTTCTGAAGATTTCAGTGACCATATGTGTGGTACTGGTCTTTCCTACACTGCCTGTGATTCCAATGATGTCGATGTCAATGAAGCTGTCTGCCAATCTTCCGAAATCATCATTTGAGAAGACATTGAGATTTGCCTCTTTGACTATCTTGTAAGCCGGAGCATTTTCCGGAACTGTTGGAGATAGGTAAACTGTATCGATTCCTTCAAGATTTGGTTCGAATACGCCTAAATCCAGTTCCACTCCTTCGCTTTCCATAAGTCTTAAAGTCTTTTGAACATCCATATGGAAGTCTTCAATATTCTTGGGATCGGTTATCTTTACCGTGTGGCCAGCATAGTTTAATAATCTTGCAACAGGACGACCTGCATTTCCTGCTCCTACAACAATAACATTCATTAATTGACACTCCTAAAAGGTTTATGTAATTTTATTAGTATTTTTGAATTTTTTAAAATCTAAGAAAATGATTCATAGATTTATATGATATTATTTATTATTCTTATATAACTTAAATGTTATTAAAAAATTAGGCAAATTTGGATAAGATTAGTTAAGAAATAGTTATGAAGAAAAATAAAAATTAAAATAATTATAAACAAAAAAATAAGAAGAATAGAAAAGAATAAATCTATTCGAAATCGAGTAAATTTTCTATATCATTATAGATGACTTTCAATCCGCACATTGAAGGCACGTAATTGGCTGCCTTTGCAGAGTTCACTCCAATTACCTCATAGCCCATCTGTTCGATTGGGGCAACCACCATACAGGTGTCACAGCAGATCTTACCGCCAGCAGCTTCAATGGTTTCAAGATAGCCTAAACGCTTAGCCGCTTCCTTGATATTGATTGAGGTGCATACCCAAAGCTCGTTCTTGATCTTTTTGCCTTTGACAATTTCAGCCACTTCCTTGACCTCCTCAAGGGAAGCGTGCGGACAACCTAAACAGACCAAATCGGCATAACCTTCAGCGGAAGACAATTTTTCTCTTGTTTCTAGAATGTCCTCTTTGGTGATTGTGATTTTCTCATCAACATTAGCAATGTCTGCATTCCTGTACTCTGGAGTGATATCTTCAACATGATACAATGCTACCGCACCAGAAGATGCCAAAGCAGCACCAAGAGCTTTCAGATTGCCGTTTTCAACTTGGTAGGACTTGTTCTGCATCTTGAAGTAAGGGACTCCGTCCTTGACCACTTGCCCGACTGCATATCCTAAAGCACCGAAATCAGCCCTTTCAAGCTCGCATTCCACATCCACAAGCAAACTTGCAGTTCTGTTTTCCTCTAAATGGAATCCATATAATGGGGTCTTTCCTACAATGGCTGCAGCCAATGCCCCAGGACCTCCTTCACGGTTGGTCCTTGCACCGATTACGGAATTCACATAGGCAACTGCAGAAGATTCAGACCAGGAGACATGGTCTCCGAATCTTGGAACATTCCCAATCAGATATGGGGTGCATGTACAGGTT is a genomic window containing:
- a CDS encoding Mur ligase family protein — its product is MNSLELSSMSDEELASLDLENKTFGVIGVCGVVGNLVARILMDRGYSVVGTDISSKEDCRFYSSFEGYDIEIFFGGHPEEFFEKIDYIVPPPSMPSNAKVLRLASNRDIKIIELGDIFKLFKPDKPVMCIGGTNGKTTTTTLLKHIAYSAGIRPSEHNLKGMQGNNEFIPSLQTRLNGDLAILETGTDGTPGGLKSIIDLTHANFGILTNITVDHLQDPHENDEADFITRSFLEYAKVKGELVKGIEENDGTLIYNSDDPTIVGLFKEIDFKGDAISFGLEDEPCRVSTKPCWCGRDIEINELISGCGTFECECGIKYEKPMYLAKDISLKERTFTLESPEGSSTFTISLDGLHNVYNAVGAIIAARRFLKLSDEEIQKGLLSFKGTAGRMEIVAKMDNRIVMVDYAHNPAGVETILKEITKIYGDTTVVITITSESGHEGDIEILEKALDNVKYIVPASHDSRLVVDELLAAAKDGKADFGYEALKKTFVFTDVDPEQASNFTLGASADQVVEGVKAALKTDSNIIIILGEAGFKFKLDIADYCNGL
- a CDS encoding Mur ligase family protein; translation: MNVIVVGAGNAGRPVARLLNYAGHTVKITDPKNIEDFHMDVQKTLRLMESEGVELDLGVFEPNLEGIDTVYLSPTVPENAPAYKIVKEANLNVFSNDDFGRLADSFIDIDIIGITGSVGKTSTTHMVTEIFRTAGYQVWICSSMTQNLVSEVIVDGIIKGIPEKSDIAVLELPHGTAGLMAELKLKVGALLNIYEEHLSEFGGSMERYTQRKMFIAKNSENFITSIHCKDTVKEARPDAIFYAMVKDLPGYDPSKKSEYFDKVANFEEIAIGEGQVCNFIGDSAKGAIDIAYKFRNKSNELKKGNFTSDFHMMSYYYENAVAATAIAMAYGLPVEIIKEGLANFKGLSVHMEYIGDYNGREVYIDASYLIEGITAALDFLGDRSLVLLLDNFDTSTYRDKKETGKLMGKYANVMVATGFNEVYQRVDLEPAQELLDAAVDSDAVKVIAGTMEEGAELAIKYSKPGDTILHLGPQLMQDPEGIMEKIVTGLEEGCKKYE
- a CDS encoding aconitase X catalytic domain-containing protein, whose amino-acid sequence is MFLTKEEEKMANGEYGETIRKSMDILIALGDIYGAEKFVDIKSAQVSGVSYKTIGQAGLEYLEDLASTAEIIYNENGTISDKSGIATISATLNPAGTDLDNWEDFGFPPEFAKKQVDICNAYGALGISTTCTCTPYLIGNVPRFGDHVSWSESSAVAYVNSVIGARTNREGGPGALAAAIVGKTPLYGFHLEENRTASLLVDVECELERADFGALGYAVGQVVKDGVPYFKMQNKSYQVENGNLKALGAALASSGAVALYHVEDITPEYRNADIANVDEKITITKEDILETREKLSSAEGYADLVCLGCPHASLEEVKEVAEIVKGKKIKNELWVCTSINIKEAAKRLGYLETIEAAGGKICCDTCMVVAPIEQMGYEVIGVNSAKAANYVPSMCGLKVIYNDIENLLDFE